One stretch of Arachis hypogaea cultivar Tifrunner chromosome 20, arahy.Tifrunner.gnm2.J5K5, whole genome shotgun sequence DNA includes these proteins:
- the LOC112785344 gene encoding pathogenesis-related protein PRB1-3-like encodes MVANEVEPPEEYLRGHNTARAMVGVPPLKWDVKLKKKAQELVNEYLEICWGKPPPSKSPIYGENLMWKYASAEHVTAAKAVAWWVTQKKYYDHKSNSCIGGNCEEYTQVVWRETTHVGCANAKCPDTPGVVAKCTVTICLYNPKGNLQGHRPF; translated from the coding sequence ATGGTAGCTAATGAGGTTGAGCCTCCAGAAGAGTATTTGAGAGGCCACAACACTGCACGAGCAATGGTTGGGGTTCCTCCGCTGAAGTGGGatgtgaaactaaaaaaaaaagctcAAGAGTTGGTGAATGAATACCTGGAAATCTGCTGGGGAAAACCACCGCCATCCAAGTCCCCTATCTACGGTGAGAATCTGATGTGGAAGTATGCATCCGCTGAACACGTTACAGCAGCAAAAGCGGTAGCGTGGTGGGTGACACAGAAAAAGTACTACGACCATAAATCCAACTCGTGTATTGGTGGTAACTGTGAAGAATACACTCAAGTTGTTTGGAGAGAAACTACTCATGTTGGATGCGCTAATGCTAAATGCCCAGATACACCAGGCGTCGTTGCCAAATGCACCGTTACTATTTGTCTTTATAATCCTAAAGGAAACCTTCAAGGTCATCGTCCTTTCTAG
- the LOC140182603 gene encoding vacuolar protein sorting-associated protein 51 homolog, with translation MSTGTDSAKHASPDDINSNSFDPDHYMNLMVHKSNLEGLLQCHVKLAAEIKNLDTDLQMLVYENYNKFINATDTIKRMKSNISGMETNME, from the exons ATGTCCACCGGCACCGACTCCGCCAAGCACGCCTCACCCGACGATATCAACTCCAACTCCTTCGATCCCGATCACTACATGAACCTCATG GTTCACAAGTCCAATTTGGAAGGGCTGCTTCAGTGCCACGTCAAGCTGGCTGCTGAAATTAAGAATCTTGACACTGACTTGCAAATGCTGGTTTACGAGAACTATAACAAGTTCATCAATGCTACTGATACTATAAAGAG GATGAAAAGTAACATTTCCGGGATGGAGACAAACATGGAGTAG